In Belonocnema kinseyi isolate 2016_QV_RU_SX_M_011 chromosome 4, B_treatae_v1, whole genome shotgun sequence, a single window of DNA contains:
- the LOC117171196 gene encoding membrane-associated protein Hem, whose product MARPIVPSQQKLAEKLTILNDRGIGMLTRIYNIKKACGDAKSKPGFLSDKSLESSIKTIVRKFPNIDIKGLQTITNLRNEIIKSLSLYYYTFVDLLDFKDNVCELLTTMDACGVHMDITINFDLTKGYLDLVVTYVSLMILLSKVEDRKAVLGLFNAAHEMVHSQSDQSFPRLGQMIMDYDTPLKKLSEEFVPHSKLLKNALTSLWPIYPGRNLTADTWRADQKLSLVGSPGQILKAAATDTMSCETLSLDRVERWVILGFTLCHSFLSQEQPNQLWTTALESGWVLALFRDEVIYIHQYIQSFFEGIKGYGKRVSEVKECYNHAIQKAGYRHRERRKFLRTALKELGLILTDQPGLLGPKVLLILMGLSHSRDEVLWLLRHRDNPPNQGKGKGRGGEDLVDRQLPELLFHCEELRALVRKYSQVLQRYYVQFLSGFDAPALHQMIQNLPVCPEEEGAILSDLCSQIASLTVKQVEDNELFDFRAFRLDWCRLQAYMSIAKSGMNLMDNRELASFMDTVVFHTKMVDNLDDILVDTSDLSIFCFYSKIFEDQFHMCLEFPAQNRYIVAFPLICSHFQSCTHELCPEERHHIRERSLSVVNMFLDEMAKEAKNIITTICDEQCNMSDKLLAKHCAVLISQTLNRKKKDKNKKNMIEILKPGIESYRKTREDLTTMDKLHMALTELCYAINYCPTINVWEYTFAPREYLHQHLENRFAQALVGMVMFNPDTSEIAKPSELFGSVRAYMNVLQTVENYVHIDITRVFNNALLQQTQTLDSHGEKTIAALYTQWYSEVLLRRVSAGNICYSGNQRAFVSLTVEGAIPFNAEEFSDINELRALAELIGPYGMKMLNETLMWHISSQVQELKKLVAGNKDVLIALRTNFDKPEVMKEQFKRLQQVDNVLQRVTIIGVILSFRQLAQAALVDVLEERIPFLLSSILDFKHHLPSGDPMRVVSEMTSAAGLTCKVDPTLTTALRTQKAEADDDEHLLVCLLMVFVAVSIPKLARNENSFYRASLEGHSNNIHCMATAINNIFGALFTICGQNDIEDRMKEFLALASSSLLRLGQENDKETTKNRESVYLLLDQIVQESPFLTMDLLESCFPYALIRNAYHDVYKLEHAQP is encoded by the exons ATGGCACGGCCCATCGTTCCTAGCCAGCAAAAGCTGGCTGAGAAGCTGACTATTTTAAACGATCGTGGAATCGGTATGCTCACACGCATTTACAACATAAAGAAAGCCTGTGGCGATGCTAAATCTAAACCTGGATTCCTATCCGACAAATCGTTGGAGTCTTCTATTAAAACGATTGTCAGAAAGTTCCCCAACATTGATATTAAAGGATTGCAAACTATCACAAATCTAAGGAACGAGATTATAAAGTCGTTGTCCTTGTATTATTACACATTCGTCGACCTCCTGGACTTTAAAGATAATGTTTGTGAACTATTAACAACTATGGATGCTTGTGGAGTTCACATGGATATCACGATTAATTTCGATTTGACAAAAGGCTATCTGGATCTAGTTGTTACCTATGTCAGTTTAATGATCCTACTTTCAAAAGTGGAGGATCGAAAAGCAGTTCTTGGACTCTTTAATGCTGCTCACGAAATG GTGCATAGCCAATCAGACCAAAGCTTCCCACGCCTGGGTCAAATGATCATGGATTACGACACCCCTCTAAAAAAGCTCTCCGAGGAATTCGTACCACACTCAAAACTACTGAAAAACGCTCTAACTTCCCTATGGCCAATATACCCCGGGAGAAATTTAACTGCCGACACTTGGAGAGCAGATCAAAAACTCAGCCTGGTCGGTAGTCCAGGTCAAATCCTAAAAGCTGCAGCCACCGACACAATGTCCTGCGAGACTCTAAGTTTAGACAGAGTCGAAAGGTGGGTCATCCTTGGCTTCACCCTCTGTCACTCTTTTCTCAGCCAAGAACAGCCTAACCAGCTCTGGACCACAGCTCTGGAATCCGGCTGGGTTCTCGCCCTCTTCAGAGACGAAGTAATTTATATCCACCAATATATCCAATCCTTTTTCGAGGGCATAAAAGGCTATGGCAAGAGAGTTTCCGAGGTGAAAGAATGCTACAACCACGCGATTCAAAAAGCCGGATATCGCCACAGAGAAAGGAGAAAATTCCTCAGAACCGCCCTTAAAGAACTGGGGCTAATTTTAACTGACCAGCCGGGTCTCCTTGGCCCCAAGGTGCTTCTAATTCTAATGGGCCTCTCGCATTCCAGAGACGAAGTCCTCTGGCTTCTCAGGCACAGAGACAATCCTCCGAATCAGGGGAAAGGCAAAGGACGAGGAGGTGAAGACTTGGTTGATAGACAACTTCCCGAGCTACTCTTCCACTGCGAGGAACTTAGAGCGCTCGTCAGAAAATACTCCCAAGTTCTTCAGCGATACTACGTCCAGTTTCTCTCCGGATTTGATGCGCCAGCTCTACATCAGATGATCCAGAATCTACCTGTTTGTCCGGAGGAAGAGGGAGCGATTTTGAGCGACCTGTGCTCGCAGATTGCGAGTCTCACAGTCAAACAAGTGGAGGACAATGAGCTCTTCGACTTCAGAGCCTTCAGGCTCGACTGGTGCAGACTCCAGGCCTACATGTCCATTGCTAAGAGTGGCATGAATCTCATGGACAATAGAGAGCTCGCCTCCTTCATGGATACCGTCGTTTTCCACACGAAGATGGTCGACAATCTAGATGACATACTCGTCGACACCTCCGACCTTTCGATCTTTTGTTTCTACAGCAAGATCTTCGAGGACCAGTTCCACATGTGCCTCGAATTCCCAGCTCAGAATCGATACATCGTGGCTTTTCCGCTTATTTGCAGCCACTTCCAAAGTTGCACACACGAGCTCTGCCCCGAGGAACGTCACCATATCAGGGAAAGGAGTCTGTCGGTCGTGAATATGTTCCTAGATGAAATGGCAAAGGAGGCGAAGAACATCATCACAACGATTTGTGACGAACAATGTAATATGAGCGATAAGCTGCTCGCTAAACACTGCGCAGTTCTCATATCGCAGACTTTGAATCGAAAGAAGAAAGACAAAAACAAGAAGAATATGATCGAGATCCTCAAGCCGGGGATTGAGAGTTACAGAAAAACTAGAGAAGATCTCACGACGATGGATAAATTGCACATGGCCTTGACTGAACTCTGTTATGCTATCAATTATTGTCCTACGATCAACGTCTGGGAATATACTTTTGCACCTAGAGAGTATCTTCATCAGCATTTGGAGAACAGATTTGCACAGGCTTTAGTCGGAATGGTTATGTTCAATCCGGACACTAGCGAAATTGCTAAACCTTCAGAGTTATTCGGCAGTGTTCGAGCCTACATGAATGTTCTGCAGACTGTTGAAAACTATGTGCATATCGACATCACGAGGGTTTTTAATAATGCTTTGCTACAGCAGACACAAACTCTGGACAGTCATGGAGAGAAGACGATAGCTGCTCTTTACACGCAATGGTACTCGGAGGTTTTGCTGAGAAGAGTCAGCGCTGGAAATATTTGTTATTCTGGAAACCAAAGGGCCTTTGTTAGTCTCACTGTCGAGGGAGCGATTCCTTTTAATGCTGAGGAGTTTTCGGACATCAATGAACTTAGAGCTTTGGCGGAACTCATCGGGCCCTatg GCATGAAGATGTTAAACGAGACTCTAATGTGGCACATCTCGAGCCAAGTGCAAGAACTAAAAAAACTCGTTGCCGGAAACAAGGACGTGCTGATCGCTCTGAGAACCAACTTCGACAAACCGGAAGTCATGAAAGAACAATTCAAGAGGCTGCAACAAGTAGACAACGTGCTCCAGCGAGTGACAATCATCGGAGTGATCCTGAGCTTCAGACAACTCGCGCAAGCTGCTCTTGTCGACGTCCTCGAAGAACGAATTCCATTTCTACTAAGCTCAATTCTGGATTTCAAACACCATCTGCCGTCAGGCGACCCGATGCGAGTCGTTTCCGAAATGACCTCAGCCGCTGGCCTTACTTGCAAGGTCGATCCCACTCTGACCACAGCCCTCCGAACTCAGAAGGCTGAGGCCGACGACGACGAACATCTTCTAGTTTGTCTTCTGATGGTTTTCGTAGCCGTTTCAATTCCGAAGCTCGCGAGAAATGAAAATTCCTTCTACAGGGCTTCTCTAGAGGGCCATTCAAATAACATTCATTGCATGGCAACTgcaatcaataatatttttggggCGCTTTTTACGATTTGTGGTCAGAATGATATCGAGGACAGAATGAAGGAATTCCTTGCTCTCGCTTCTTCTAGTTTGCTAAGATTGGGCCAGGAAAATGACAAGGAAACTACGAAAAATAGGGAGTCGGTGTATCTGCTTCTCGACCAAATTGTCCAAGAATCTCCATTCCTTACGATGGATTTGTTGGAGAGCTGCTTTCCTTACGCGTTGATTCGCAATGCTTATCACGACGTTTACAAGTTGGAACACGCTCAACcttaa
- the LOC117170481 gene encoding U7 snRNA-associated Sm-like protein LSm10: MSFSAHIGSRTSAKEKYNIYNSLAVLIKAIEGQKTTVDLRNESTVTGILEQADGFMNIVMKECLFTDPRGDSFTYEMFFVHARNIRFVHIPPHIPIIPAIQDELRKVSGHPTREKNPKRTLRDKNVQNAQREGLAGVAAVLEERKSKILEETTSESK; encoded by the exons ATGAGTTTCTCTGCACACATTGGGTCCCGAACGTCGGCAAAGGAGAAATACAATATTTATAACAGTTTAGCCGTCTTAATAAAAGCAATTGAAGGCCAAAAAACAACAGTTGATTTGAGAAATGAATCTACTGTCACCGGAATCTTAGAACAAGCTGACGG gtTCATGAACATTGTGATGAAGGAATGTCTATTTACTGATCCCAGGGGTGATTCATTCACATATGAAATGTTTTTTGTCCACGCTCGAAATATTCGCTTCGTTCACATTCCCCCACAC ATACCGATAATCCCAGCGATTCAGGATGAGTTGAGGAAAGTATCAGGACATCCCactcgagaaaaaaatccaaaacgcACACTTCGGGATAAGAATGTGCAGAATGCTCAGCGTGAAGGGCTAGCTGGTGTTGCGGCAGTTTTAGAGGAAAGGAAAAGTAAAATTCTCGAAGAAACTACGAGTGAGTCTAAGTAA
- the LOC117170479 gene encoding 5'-nucleotidase domain-containing protein 1, producing MSMRQLSLIFQTFNVLDNHLKVVFFSYKVIFKTNKFDCQKRLFCVFPPPRNMSTIRLCDYDCVGFDLDNTLLQYNITNLITLEYQLLVDFLVDMKKYSPKYLKEPFTEKVMDFMQKGLILDFDRGNILKLDASGRIWRASHGTKLLTLEELESTYPGLRWDVTDKFFQDMFSTWNGELSLKIRALLDYFDMPVSLIFAKIVDTLDEEQKPSVYNIWPDIMEGLTHIFSREQFQNNGDFFSALKSNPEKYLHLCSSDTISWIRELKKKRKNFLITGSNADFIDFTAGYAFGKDWRSLFDIVVCYAKKPGFFVPTGRDFVPTGRDFLPTGRDFLRLEGYEEKCTIEAKELKEGGIYSQGNWKELTDFFTRITGKNNPKCLYLGDNLIQDVYVPNAFRDCDIIVVVDEQLAEKMVHHELSHSDEIIINSKFWGSYFSLEEPEGYRDSYWNHIIRNHSKVCIPKVEVIATIPLDQPIECFDKETKNANGYFPAKPLSLHV from the coding sequence ATGTCAATGCGGCAGTTGTCATTAATTTTTCAGACTTTTAACGTGCTAGATAATCACTTGAAAGTTGTGTTCTTCTCATATAAAGTgatatttaaaactaataaattcgATTGCCAAAAACGACTATTCTGTGTATTTCCACCGCCCAGAAACATGAGCACGATAAGGTTATGTGACTATGACTGCGTCGGTTTCGATCTGGACAATACTTTGTTGCAGTACAATATCACAAATTTGATAACATTGGAATACCAACTGTTGGTTGATTTCCTGGTCGACATGAAGAAATACAGCCCGAAGTATTTAAAGGAACCCTTTACAGAAAAGGTAATGGACTTCATGCAGAAGGGCTTAATTCTTGATTTCGATCGAGGAAACATTTTGAAGCTTGACGCCAGTGGTAGGATTTGGAGAGCCAGTCACGGGACTAAATTGCTTACACTCGAAGAATTAGAATCTACGTATCCAGGTCTGAGATGGGATGTTACAGACAAATTCTTCCAAGATATGTTCTCCACCTGGAACGGAGAACTTTCTCTGAAAATCAGAGCTCTTTTGGATTACTTCGATATGCCAGTGAGTCTCATTTTTGCTAAAATTGTTGATACTCTAGATGAGGAACAGAAACCAAGTGTCTACAATATCTGGCCTGATATTATGGAGGGTTTGACACACATCTTCTCCAGAGAACAATTTCAAAACAACGGCGATTTTTTTTCTGCTCTGAAATCAAACCCAGAAAAATACTTGCACCTCTGTAGTTCTGACACGATTTCATGGATTCGTGAACtgaagaagaagagaaaaaatttcttgattaCTGGATCGAACGCGGATTTCATTGACTTCACTGCTGGTTATGCATTTGGAAAAGACTGGAGGTCTCTCTTTGATATTGTCGTTTGCTATGCCAAGAAGCCAGGATTTTTTGTTCCAACTGGGAGAGATTTTGTTCCAACTGGGAGAGATTTTCTTCCAACTGGGAGAGATTTTCTTCGTCTTGAAGGATATGAAGAAAAATGTACCATCGAGGCGAAAGAATTGAAAGAAGGGGGAATCTATAGTCAAGGAAACTGGAAGGAACTTACGGATTTTTTTACGAGAATTACGGGAAAAAATAATCCAAAGTGCTTGTACCTCGGGGACAATTTAATACAGGACGTTTATGTTCCAAATGCTTTTCGTGACTGTGATATCATCGTTGTCGTTGATGAACAATTGGCGGAAAAAATGGTGCATCACGAACTTTCTCATTCTgacgaaattattattaattccaaattttgggGCTCGTATTTTTCTTTAGAGGAGCCCGAGGGTTACAGAGATTCCTATTGGAATCATATTATCAGGAATCATTCAAAAGTCTGTATTCCTAAAGTTGAGGTTATTGCCACAATTCCCTTGGATCAACCGATTGAGTGTTTTGATAAGGAGACGAAGAACGCAAACGGATATTTCCCTGCCAAGCCACTGTCTTtacatgtttga
- the LOC117170480 gene encoding acetyl-CoA acetyltransferase, cytosolic encodes MSDREVVIVSAVRTPIGSFCQSLSSLKASDLGSIVIKECLERAKLKPSDVSEVILGQALTAAQGQNPARQAAIKAGLPISVPAYLVNMLCGSGLKSVTNAYQSIKCGESDVIVAGGQESMSQAPHAIKIRNGVKMGNGTMIDTMICDGLTDAFSQIHMGITAENIAKSFTISRKDQDEYAVNSQLKTEAAIAAGYFDKEIVPVTIPSRKVSIIISKDEYPKTGSTIGDLEKLKPVFDPKEGTVTAGNASGINDGAAALVLMSREAAAEKGVTPLARIVAVAQAGVEPNIMGTGPIPAVELVLKKANWTKDEVDLYELNEAFAVQSLVCLRNLGLDPKKVNVNGGAIALGHPIGASGARILVTLLHLLERTKTKKGVASLCIGGGMGIAIAVERI; translated from the exons ATGAGTGATCGCGAAGTAGTTATTGTATCGGCTGTCAGGACTCCAATAG GTTCATTCTGCCAATCCTTATCATCATTAAAGGCCTCCGATTTAGGAAGCATAGTAATTAAAGAATGCCTCGAAAGGGCAAAATTAAAACCTTCAGATGTATCAGAAGTGATATTAGGCCAG GCATTGACAGCAGCTCAGGGACAAAATCCAGCCAGACAGGCAGCAATAAAGGCAGGGCTTCCTATTTCTGTTCCTGCTTATCTCGTGAACATGCTGTGTGGATCTGGTCTCAA atcaGTCACAAATGCGTACCAGTCCATCAAGTGTGGAGAGAGTGACGTGATCGTCGCTGGTGGTCAAGAAAGTATGAGCCAAGCCCCTCACGCTATAAAGATACGGAATGGAGTGAAAATGGGCAATGGAACCATGATCGATACGATGATCTGTGATGGACTAACCGATGCCTTCAGTCAGATTCACATGGGAATCACAG cTGAGAACATAGCGAAATCTTTCACTATTAGTAGAAAAGATCAGGACGAGTACGCAGtcaattcacaattaaaaacggAAGCTGCAATTGCAGCTGGATATTTTGACAAGGAAATCGTGCCGGTCACGATACCTTCGAGAAAAGtatcaattattatatcaaaAGATGAATATCCAAAAACAGGTTCTACTATTGGGGATCTTGAAAAACTGAAACCAGTTTTTGATCCA aaagaaggCACCGTGACAGCGGGAAATGCTTCTGGGATAAACGACGGAGCCGCAGCTTTAGTTTTAATGTCTAGAGAGGCTGCAGCTGAGAAAGGAGTAACTCCTTTGGCTCGAATTGTCGCCGTTGCTCAAGCTGGTGTTGAACCAAATATTATGGGCACAGGACCTATTCCTGCTGTCGAATTAGTT ctaaaaaaagcTAATTGGACAAAGGATGAAGTTGATTTATATGAATTAAATGAGGCTTTCGCAGTTCAGTCACTCGTTTGTCTTCGAAATTTGGGATTAGATCCTAAAAAAGTAAACGTAAATGGTGGAGCAATTGCTCTTGGCCACCCAATTGGTGCTTCTG GTGCTAGGATTTTAGTGACATTACTTCATTTGCTGGAGCGGACAAAAACGAAAAAAGGTGTAGCTTCCTTGTGCATAGGTGGCGGAATGGGAATTGCTATCGCCGTAGAAAGAATTTAA